The proteins below are encoded in one region of Cololabis saira isolate AMF1-May2022 chromosome 13, fColSai1.1, whole genome shotgun sequence:
- the LOC133457855 gene encoding E3 ubiquitin-protein ligase RNF14-like produces the protein MNWDLEEQEDELLVLESIFGSGEFLRKESSSAGEIRVSAELPADFTVLLEDGETLRQYAISFLPPLQLTFELPGDYPSSSPPSFTLTCSWLTHTQLASLAAQLSDLYQATGGAVVLFSWIQFLKEDALKFLDIQSQLELPSGEHRTQDNKETEPSAAEGGECTSEPTSDRCYDESALCGTDRWEPSTSGSSRTDCQGASALDAHRVDQNQFTSVPSQSRLNSDSETDSPNILSSETIIEKVDEQVYDVIPVKSLESNDHSSVGDKSNHPPSSQPDPDPKDLSKQEEASSPVRPSETPPNLDQAFAGLSLTPSQILLSQILIHDASQKQKVFSSTVFDCGVCYVGWLGSASVQLHECGHVFCQACLREFCRVRISEGNIRGVTCPQEGCSATPTPAQVKSLVGEDLFSRYDRLLLQFTLESMPDVTYCPMRWCSSAVIRDKSSTAAQCTVCGFAFCVVCSKTYHGTNACYEEKPTEEIEDLPSLPESEEGQRALLDDYVTGSKQRRRLLENRYGRKVLLSNLENDLNDKWKAVNTKACPHCFSPIQKDGGCNGMWCTQCMQPFLWDMA, from the exons GAGAAACACTGAGACAGTATGCCATATCATTCCTCCCACCGCTGCAGCTGACCTTTGAACTTCCTGGGGATTACccgtcctcctcccctccctccttCACCCTCACCTGCAGCTGGCTGACTCATACACAG CTGGCCTCACTGGCAGCTCAACTCTCTGATCTCTACCAGGCCACTGGTGGCGCTGTGGTGCTTTTCTCCTGGATACAGTTTCTGAAAGAAGATGCCTTGAAGTTCCTGGACATCCAGAGTCAACTAGAGCTTCCTTCTGGTGAACACAGAACTCAAGACAACAAGGAAACTGAGCCTTCAGCGGCAGAAGGTGGTGAGTGCACGTCAGAACCCACATCTGACCGATGTTATGATGAGTCAGCTCTTTGTGGAACAGACCGGTGGGAACCATCAACTTCTGGGAGCAGCAGGACAGACTGTCAGGGAGCTTCAGCACTGGACGCCCACAGGGTTGACCAAAACCAATTCACTTCAGTCCCCAGCCAGAGCAGACTAAACTCAGACTCTGAAACAGATTCTCCAAATATTCTTTCTTCAGAGACAATAATCGAAAAAGTAGATGAGCAGGTTTATGATGTAATACCTGTCAAAAGTTTAGAGTCTAATGATCACTCCTCAGTGGGAGATAAATCCAATCATCCTCCATCTTCCCAGCCGGATCCGGACCCAAAAGATCTAAGTAAACAAGAAGAAGCCTCTTCGCCCGTCCGCCCAAGTGAAACCCCACCAAACTTAGACCAAGCCTTTGCTGGTCTGTCTTTAACTCCATCACAAATCCTCCTGTCTCAGATTCTGATCCACGATGCTTCTCAGAAACAGAAAGTGTTTTCTTCCACGGTGTTTGACTGTGGGGTTTGTTACGTGGGCTGGCTCGGATCGGCGTCCGTGCAGCTGCATGAGTGCGGTCACGTCTTCTGCCAGGCCTGTCTCAGGGAGTTCTGCAGGGTGAGGATAAGTGAGGGCAACATCCGGGGCGTCACCTGTCCTCAGGAGGGCTGCAGCGCCACTCCGACTCCTGCACAG GTGAAGAGTCTTGTAGGAGAGGACCTGTTCAGCCGATATGATCGTCTCCTTCTGCAATTTACTCTGGAAAGCATGCCAG ATGTGACATACTGTCCTATGAGATGGTGCAGTTCAGCCGTCATTCGTGACAAGTCCAGCACTGCAGCGCAGTGCACTGTGTGCGGCTTTGCTTTCTGTGTCGTCTGCAGTAAGACCTACCATGGGACCAATGCCTGCTACGAAGAGAAGCCGACAGAGGAGATAGAAGATCTGCCGTCCCTGCCAGAGTCAGAAG AGGGCCAGAGGGCTCTTCTTGATGACTACGTCACTGGCAGCAAGCAGAGACGCCGGCTTCTTGAGAACAGATACGGGCGGAAAGTGCTGCTGTCTAACCTTGAGAACGATCTGAATGACAAATGGAAGGCTGTCAATACCAAAGCCTGTCCTCACTGCTTCTCCCCAATACAG aaGGACGGGGGATGTAACGGCATGTGGTGCACTCAGTGTATGCAGCCTTTTCTCTGGGATATGGCATGA